The sequence CCTCACCGAGGCGGTGCCGCTGCTGCGCGCGCACGGCCACACCGCCACCGTGTTCGTGCTGCCCGGCCGGCTCGGCGGCACCAACGCCTGGGACCCGGACGGCCCGCGCAAGCCGCTGCTGACCGCCGACGGCATCCGCGCCGCGCACACCGCCGGCATGGAGATCGGCTCGCACGGCCTGCTGCACCGTGACCTGACCGCTCTGGACGACGCCGATCTCGACCTCGAACTGACCGAGAGCAGAAGCCTGTTGACCGACATCACCGGCACCGTCCCGGCGGGCTTCTGCCACCCCTACGGCGCGGTCGACCCGCGCACCGCGCTCGCCACCCGGCGAGCCGGATACGACTACGCCTGCGCGGTCGACCCCGGGCCGGTCGCCTGCGGCCACGCCCTGCCGCGC comes from Streptomyces sp. NBC_00448 and encodes:
- a CDS encoding polysaccharide deacetylase family protein; this encodes MTADLLAPAGVHAGRRAPWTLMYHSVGDRRAGDPYLVTVTPERLAGQLRWLRRRGLTGVGMRQLLAARARGRAGRLVGLTFDDGYADFLTEAVPLLRAHGHTATVFVLPGRLGGTNAWDPDGPRKPLLTADGIRAAHTAGMEIGSHGLLHRDLTALDDADLDLELTESRSLLTDITGTVPAGFCHPYGAVDPRTALATRRAGYDYACAVDPGPVACGHALPRTYVGQADNSPRLHAKRLLHRMRRAELATLPAVPQGGDA